In a single window of the Victivallis lenta genome:
- a CDS encoding argonaute/piwi family protein — MRKLSYIPEPNILLGHGQKMPDPRDGLTLFGPLPSAIREIRSGVVATKEGYKYFQNFLKSIQSPVYNSNSISRPFFPGFEAAFGCSWSPDHILFKEISQEKINEFLYVDSTHVRTYDMVSLFIEPIVNSKKNDDENIDVWFIIVPDIIHKYCRPKSTIPKELIKRRSLLSKAKAKIFSYTDYLFSDMRAEEDKKADEVKKYSYDAQFHDQLKARLLPYSIPTQILRESKIAWRAFTDTRGKYLHDFSKIEGHQAWSISTAAYYKAGGKPWKLSDIRAGVCYLGLVYKQLSNTKDVRNACCAAQMFLDSGDGTIFRGEVGPWFNPETKEYHLQEREAKQLLTQALDSYRSIMNKAPAEIFIHAKTRFNEEEWAAFKSVTPSETNIVGITISNREPLKLYRKDGDYPIPRGMFHIINKWECLLWTTGYIPRLQTTSAMEIPRPIQIRIDKGVADLKVVATDILSLTKLNYNACIYGDGIPVTLRFADKVGEILTACPELKTPPLAFKYYI, encoded by the coding sequence ATGCGTAAATTATCATATATTCCAGAACCCAATATCTTATTAGGACATGGCCAGAAAATGCCTGATCCGAGAGATGGGCTTACACTGTTTGGGCCATTACCTTCGGCAATTAGAGAGATACGAAGTGGAGTAGTAGCAACCAAGGAAGGGTATAAATATTTTCAGAATTTTTTAAAAAGCATTCAGTCTCCAGTTTATAATAGTAATTCAATCAGTAGACCATTTTTTCCTGGATTTGAAGCTGCATTTGGATGTAGTTGGAGTCCAGACCATATCCTATTTAAAGAAATATCTCAAGAAAAAATTAATGAGTTTTTGTATGTTGATAGTACACATGTGCGCACTTACGACATGGTGAGTTTATTCATAGAGCCAATAGTCAATTCAAAGAAAAATGACGATGAAAACATAGATGTTTGGTTCATTATTGTTCCTGATATTATTCACAAATATTGCCGTCCCAAATCAACAATCCCTAAAGAGCTAATCAAAAGACGAAGTTTGCTTTCTAAGGCTAAAGCAAAAATATTTTCTTATACGGATTATCTATTTTCGGATATGCGGGCGGAAGAAGATAAAAAAGCCGATGAAGTAAAGAAATATAGTTATGATGCCCAATTTCATGATCAATTAAAAGCTCGCTTACTTCCCTATTCAATTCCCACACAGATACTGCGTGAGAGTAAGATCGCATGGCGAGCATTTACTGATACTCGCGGGAAGTATCTTCATGATTTTTCAAAGATAGAAGGGCACCAAGCATGGTCTATTTCTACGGCCGCATACTATAAAGCTGGCGGTAAGCCATGGAAGTTGTCAGATATAAGGGCAGGAGTTTGCTATCTTGGTTTGGTCTATAAACAATTATCTAATACAAAAGATGTGAGAAACGCTTGTTGTGCGGCTCAGATGTTTTTAGATAGTGGTGATGGTACCATTTTTCGCGGGGAAGTAGGACCATGGTTCAATCCAGAAACCAAAGAATATCATCTCCAGGAACGAGAAGCTAAACAATTGCTCACTCAAGCACTAGACTCGTATAGAAGTATTATGAACAAAGCGCCAGCAGAAATTTTTATTCATGCGAAAACAAGATTCAACGAAGAAGAGTGGGCAGCATTTAAAAGTGTTACTCCTTCTGAAACGAACATCGTAGGAATAACAATATCCAACCGAGAACCATTGAAATTATATCGAAAAGACGGAGATTACCCCATTCCGCGTGGGATGTTTCATATTATTAACAAGTGGGAATGCTTGCTTTGGACTACTGGATATATACCAAGGCTTCAAACAACATCAGCGATGGAGATACCAAGACCTATCCAAATTAGAATAGATAAAGGTGTCGCTGATCTCAAAGTTGTTGCGACAGACATTCTGTCGTTGACAAAACTTAATTATAACGCATGTATATATGGGGATGGAATACCGGTAACGCTACGCTTTGCAGACAAAGTCGGAGAAATCCTTACAGCTTGTCCTGAGTTGAAAACCCCACCATTGGCGTTTAAATACTATATTTAA
- the nagA gene encoding N-acetylglucosamine-6-phosphate deacetylase: MRTLIVNCRVVSPGIDLASGAVLIENGTISSICDGGSPLPPAGNVIDGTGLTAMPGFVDVHCHGRNNFDFCDASEEGVRRIARGKLEEGVTTLLPTTLTLPEEQLRATLETIARYDGSGCRLPGVHLEGPFINVKCCGAQNPAYVRLPDAEEVRRLNAVYPVKKVSFAAEAEGAPALTAELCRMGIVPSCVHSAAKYGEFKRCYLEGMRNLSHFCNQMTPLHHRDIGLVGAGLLEDDVFLEFICDKLHICPDMIALVFKIKGPDRIQLISDAMRASGMPDGEYTLGGLPVIAKDGAARLKEGGALAGSVLQLNVALKNVAEITKLPLAELVKSTSYAQAQALGLPGIGKLEPGFRADIVLLDAAWKVRKTFVDGEIRFEA; this comes from the coding sequence ATGCGTACCTTGATTGTGAATTGCCGTGTCGTCTCGCCCGGAATCGACCTTGCCTCGGGCGCGGTCCTGATCGAAAACGGCACGATCAGCTCGATTTGCGACGGAGGCTCCCCGCTGCCGCCGGCCGGGAACGTCATCGACGGGACCGGACTCACGGCGATGCCGGGCTTTGTCGACGTGCACTGTCACGGACGGAACAACTTCGACTTCTGTGACGCTTCCGAGGAAGGCGTCCGCCGCATCGCGCGCGGAAAGCTGGAGGAGGGGGTGACCACGCTGCTGCCGACCACGCTGACTTTGCCGGAGGAGCAGCTCAGGGCAACCCTCGAAACGATCGCCCGCTACGACGGCAGCGGCTGCAGACTGCCGGGCGTCCACCTTGAAGGACCGTTCATCAACGTGAAGTGCTGCGGCGCGCAGAATCCGGCCTACGTCCGGCTGCCGGACGCGGAAGAGGTCAGGCGGCTGAACGCGGTTTATCCGGTGAAAAAGGTTTCGTTCGCCGCCGAGGCGGAGGGCGCCCCCGCGCTGACCGCTGAACTGTGCCGGATGGGGATCGTTCCCTCCTGCGTCCACAGTGCGGCGAAGTACGGTGAATTCAAACGCTGTTATCTCGAGGGGATGCGGAATCTGTCCCACTTCTGCAACCAGATGACGCCGCTGCACCATCGCGACATCGGGCTGGTCGGCGCCGGGCTGCTGGAGGACGATGTTTTTCTCGAGTTCATCTGCGACAAGCTCCACATCTGCCCGGATATGATCGCACTGGTGTTCAAGATCAAGGGGCCGGACCGCATCCAGCTGATTTCTGATGCGATGCGCGCCTCCGGCATGCCGGACGGCGAATATACGCTCGGCGGTCTGCCGGTGATCGCGAAGGACGGCGCCGCGCGGTTGAAAGAGGGTGGAGCGCTGGCCGGCAGCGTGCTTCAGCTCAATGTGGCGTTGAAGAACGTGGCGGAAATCACGAAGCTGCCGCTTGCGGAGCTGGTCAAGTCGACGTCGTACGCACAGGCGCAGGCGCTCGGCCTGCCGGGGATCGGCAAACTCGAGCCGGGCTTCCGGGCGGACATCGTGCTGCTCGACGCGGCCTGGAAGGTCCGGAAGACGTTCGTCGACGGAGAAATCCGTTTCGAAGCGTAA
- the tnpA gene encoding IS200/IS605 family transposase, translated as MQKSHNKTLLLYHLVFPAKYRKEIFSDKVTESLKDICLGISHCYEIHFVEIGSDDDHVHFLVQSVSSLSVSRVATIVKSITVCEVFSRHKEVKKVLWSGNLWTSGFYANTVGEYANAESIQKYISGQGTYKRLLFQQLTSICEKIPRPLGRGTSFSIIYNKIT; from the coding sequence ATCCAGAAAAGCCATAATAAGACACTTTTGCTTTACCATTTGGTATTTCCGGCAAAATATCGAAAAGAGATTTTTTCTGATAAAGTAACAGAAAGTCTTAAGGATATTTGTTTGGGAATATCTCATTGTTACGAAATCCATTTTGTTGAGATTGGTTCCGATGATGATCATGTTCACTTTCTTGTTCAGAGTGTTTCTTCCTTATCAGTGAGTAGGGTTGCAACTATTGTAAAAAGCATTACAGTTTGTGAGGTATTTTCTCGACATAAAGAAGTGAAAAAAGTATTGTGGAGTGGTAATCTTTGGACAAGCGGTTTCTATGCGAATACCGTTGGCGAATATGCCAATGCGGAAAGCATCCAAAAATACATCTCTGGCCAAGGAACCTATAAAAGACTTCTGTTTCAACAGCTAACCTCGATTTGTGAGAAGATACCTCGACCTTTGGGTCGAGGAACTTCATTTTCCATTATTTACAATAAGATAACTTGA
- a CDS encoding recombinase family protein — protein MIKQKRCAIYTRKSVEDGLEQEFNSLDAQRSCCQNYIDLQEYDGWICLPKHYDDGGWSGGNTDRPAFMQLLEDIEAKLIDIVVVYKVDRLSKSMIDFIKINNYFDQHNVTLVSVTQAIDRNSASGNLHWHSLVSYAQYEREIISERVRDKIAESRRMGKYYGGMTPYGYKRNEQTRRLDIDLSEARVVRWIFKNYLKMRSCGLVAATLNMRGKKTRRWVSVRNIPHGGKIWNLLAIHKIITNPIYIGIIQHHEEKYPGEHQPIISQDIWDQAQDILAQNRHSHGTYSKLRQFAIFTTLVKCGECDCALTPTYTDKNRKRYFYYVCQKAMKYPDHICNLKKISAGEMEKLICHQLAFILQSYSLRTAIIRELETGQREYCKKFVKERSALRQMLKYVKDEDTRQEQEKRIAEINSCLINCQKKIRQSKIDHDIDQFYPIWNLMSPQSKTEFLDSLIEEIRIYPTKVQLFLSKEFYSLKEEISSRLRKERSLSFVSFENERLLFESPISQHRVNGQNHLEMAGINYNDNRRCLLHAIAISWKWNELLCSGSLKNISDLARYVKFSEPYVHRVLALSNLAPSIVEDIVNGNIPDALSLARLHEGFPDDWNEQRKKLGFIIENS, from the coding sequence ATGATAAAACAGAAAAGATGTGCTATTTATACCCGTAAAAGTGTTGAAGATGGATTGGAGCAAGAGTTTAATTCATTAGACGCACAGCGTTCGTGTTGCCAGAATTATATTGATTTGCAGGAGTATGACGGTTGGATATGCCTGCCTAAACATTACGATGATGGCGGATGGTCTGGAGGGAATACGGATCGGCCTGCTTTTATGCAACTTCTTGAAGACATTGAAGCGAAGTTGATTGATATTGTTGTTGTTTACAAGGTCGATAGGCTATCCAAATCAATGATTGATTTTATCAAAATAAACAATTACTTCGATCAGCATAATGTTACACTGGTTTCTGTTACTCAAGCGATAGACAGGAATTCAGCATCCGGCAATTTACATTGGCATTCTCTCGTTTCGTATGCACAATATGAGCGTGAAATTATTTCGGAGCGTGTGCGTGATAAAATCGCGGAAAGCAGACGAATGGGAAAATATTATGGAGGAATGACTCCATATGGTTACAAGCGAAATGAACAGACACGCCGTCTTGATATTGATTTGTCAGAAGCCAGAGTTGTCCGCTGGATATTCAAAAACTATCTTAAAATGCGTTCGTGCGGTTTGGTCGCAGCAACACTGAACATGAGAGGAAAGAAAACACGTCGTTGGGTTTCCGTTCGGAATATTCCTCATGGTGGCAAGATCTGGAATCTTCTGGCAATCCACAAAATTATAACCAATCCGATTTATATTGGCATCATTCAGCATCATGAAGAAAAATACCCGGGAGAACACCAGCCCATTATATCTCAAGATATTTGGGATCAAGCGCAAGATATTCTTGCCCAAAATCGCCATAGTCATGGAACGTATTCCAAATTACGACAATTTGCTATTTTTACCACATTAGTAAAATGCGGAGAGTGTGATTGCGCATTAACTCCTACTTATACAGACAAAAACAGAAAGCGTTATTTTTATTATGTCTGTCAGAAAGCAATGAAATATCCAGATCATATTTGTAACCTGAAGAAGATTTCTGCGGGAGAGATGGAAAAATTAATCTGTCATCAGTTGGCCTTTATTCTCCAATCATATTCATTGCGAACAGCAATTATTCGGGAACTCGAAACAGGTCAACGTGAATATTGTAAAAAATTTGTCAAAGAGCGTTCTGCATTGCGTCAAATGCTGAAATATGTAAAGGATGAAGATACACGACAAGAGCAAGAAAAGAGAATTGCAGAAATCAACAGTTGCCTGATTAATTGTCAGAAAAAAATCCGGCAGAGTAAAATTGATCACGATATTGATCAATTTTACCCAATCTGGAACCTTATGTCTCCTCAAAGCAAAACAGAGTTTTTAGATTCGCTAATTGAAGAGATAAGGATTTATCCTACTAAAGTTCAACTTTTCCTGAGTAAAGAGTTTTACAGTCTGAAGGAAGAAATTAGCAGCCGTTTACGGAAAGAGCGAAGTCTGTCGTTCGTTTCTTTCGAAAATGAACGTCTGCTTTTTGAATCCCCAATAAGTCAGCATCGTGTCAATGGTCAAAATCACCTGGAGATGGCGGGTATTAATTATAATGATAATCGTCGTTGTTTGTTACACGCGATTGCAATTTCATGGAAATGGAACGAATTACTCTGTTCCGGCTCGCTGAAGAATATTTCTGACCTAGCCCGCTATGTTAAATTCAGCGAACCATATGTACATAGGGTTTTGGCATTAAGCAATCTTGCTCCAAGTATCGTTGAAGATATTGTCAATGGTAATATTCCAGACGCCTTAAGTTTGGCACGGCTGCATGAAGGATTTCCGGATGATTGGAATGAACAGCGCAAAAAATTAGGTTTTATAATCGAAAACAGCTGA
- a CDS encoding MATE family efflux transporter has product MFANDPTVTDGKLFFRYVIPSMISMLTAGVYTLVDGFFVGWGAGNDGLAAINVAFPLSLLIVACGEMIGTGGAINIALARGRGARRTADLFLGNSLALLVPAAVLLAGLIPFLNPILSAVGAAPALLPAAREYAVITLGGGIFMMAAVCLVAAMRNDGAPKPAMAIMVAGLAANIVLDWLFVLVLHGGVAGSAWATVLSQAICFALAAGYFAAGRSHFRFSRRCFRLKRRIVRRIIPAGLPSFGVQISVAAVILLHNRQALLYGGVAAVAAYAIISYVEAMILMLQQGIGLGIQPVVSFLHGAGDTERREKIARYGVISAVLIGAGGLLLSAGGYRLIPALFNASGDVVAVAGRGLIISAAVYPFLGLQKVSEAYFQAMDRPGMASLLVYLDCFLVLPLSLLLLPLWRGADGIWAAMPVSKLLMFGVVLLLWRRSAQEAAEEKPGFRLETEERAFAFEARR; this is encoded by the coding sequence ATGTTTGCAAACGATCCGACTGTGACGGACGGAAAACTGTTTTTCCGTTACGTCATCCCGTCGATGATCAGCATGCTGACCGCCGGAGTGTACACGTTGGTCGACGGTTTCTTCGTCGGCTGGGGGGCCGGCAACGACGGCCTGGCCGCAATTAACGTAGCATTCCCGCTGTCACTTCTGATCGTCGCCTGCGGCGAAATGATCGGCACCGGCGGCGCGATCAATATCGCGCTGGCCCGGGGCAGAGGAGCGCGGCGGACGGCCGACCTGTTCCTCGGGAACTCCCTGGCGCTGCTGGTTCCGGCCGCGGTGCTGCTGGCGGGCCTGATCCCGTTTCTGAATCCGATTTTAAGCGCGGTCGGCGCGGCTCCCGCCCTGCTGCCGGCGGCGCGGGAATACGCGGTGATCACCCTCGGCGGCGGAATCTTCATGATGGCCGCCGTCTGTCTCGTCGCGGCGATGCGGAACGACGGCGCGCCGAAGCCGGCCATGGCGATCATGGTGGCGGGGCTCGCGGCGAATATCGTGCTCGACTGGCTTTTCGTCCTGGTTCTTCACGGCGGTGTGGCCGGTTCAGCCTGGGCGACGGTTCTGTCGCAGGCGATCTGCTTCGCGCTGGCGGCCGGATACTTTGCGGCCGGACGGTCGCACTTCCGCTTCAGCAGGCGCTGTTTCCGGCTGAAGCGCCGGATCGTCCGGCGCATCATCCCGGCCGGGCTGCCGTCCTTCGGCGTGCAGATCTCGGTGGCGGCGGTGATCCTGCTGCACAACCGGCAGGCGCTGCTGTACGGCGGCGTCGCGGCCGTCGCGGCTTACGCGATCATCAGCTACGTCGAAGCGATGATTCTCATGCTCCAGCAGGGAATCGGCCTCGGCATCCAGCCGGTCGTCAGTTTCCTGCACGGCGCGGGCGATACGGAACGGCGCGAAAAGATCGCCCGCTACGGCGTGATCTCGGCCGTGCTCATCGGAGCGGGCGGACTGCTGCTTTCGGCCGGCGGATACCGGTTGATTCCGGCCCTGTTCAATGCTTCGGGCGACGTGGTGGCCGTGGCCGGGCGCGGGCTGATCATCAGCGCGGCGGTCTATCCGTTCCTCGGACTCCAGAAGGTGTCGGAGGCCTACTTTCAGGCGATGGACCGTCCCGGGATGGCTTCGCTGCTCGTCTATCTGGACTGCTTTCTGGTATTGCCGCTCTCGCTGCTGCTCCTGCCGCTCTGGCGGGGGGCGGACGGCATCTGGGCGGCCATGCCGGTATCGAAGCTTCTGATGTTCGGCGTCGTGCTGCTGCTCTGGCGCCGAAGCGCGCAGGAAGCTGCGGAGGAAAAGCCCGGATTCCGGCTCGAAACGGAAGAACGCGCCTTTGCTTTCGAGGCAAGACGGTGA
- a CDS encoding DUF2924 domain-containing protein, with the protein MQTEELISVFSKLEEMSLNELRDFWQERFHTRAPGLSRHFLRKRIAFLLQEQKYGGYSDFVRTQVLHIASQEPITLNSKGFEVGKVFSRVWQGTLYRIVAVENGFRMNGKLYRSLSGAAFAITGTQWSGKVFWRIK; encoded by the coding sequence ATGCAAACAGAAGAATTAATATCTGTCTTTTCGAAGTTGGAAGAAATGTCCCTGAATGAATTACGAGATTTCTGGCAAGAGAGATTTCACACACGAGCACCGGGGTTGTCGCGGCATTTTCTTCGTAAGCGTATCGCTTTTTTACTTCAAGAACAGAAATATGGAGGTTATTCCGATTTTGTGCGAACTCAGGTTTTGCATATAGCTTCTCAAGAACCGATAACTTTAAATTCCAAAGGATTTGAAGTTGGAAAAGTATTTTCTCGTGTCTGGCAAGGGACCTTGTATCGGATAGTTGCCGTTGAGAATGGATTTAGAATGAATGGGAAATTATATCGTTCTCTGAGTGGAGCAGCCTTTGCCATAACAGGAACTCAATGGAGTGGAAAAGTTTTTTGGAGGATAAAATGA
- a CDS encoding nucleotidyltransferase family protein: protein MKLTLLVLAAGMGSRYGGLKQLDEVGPSGETVMDYSVFDAMRAGFDRVVFVIRKDIEEAFRAAIGSRYADRIEVAYAFQDMNDLPAGFRVPEGRTKPWGTGQAVYAARKLLDGPFAVINADDFYGADSYRKLAGYLKSAPEDGKIRGCIASFVLSNTLSENGSVSRGICSADAAGNLSKVVENTKIFRRDGKVISVQEDGAELEFTGGELVSMNSWGFMPELVGELERLFTGFLEEHGTELKSEFYLPFAVDTLIREGRAEIKMLKSEDSWFGITYREDKPFVQAALRKLVAEGAYPEKLFK, encoded by the coding sequence ATGAAACTCACGCTTCTCGTGCTGGCGGCCGGAATGGGCAGCCGTTACGGCGGTCTCAAACAGCTTGACGAAGTCGGTCCTTCCGGCGAAACCGTCATGGATTACTCCGTGTTCGATGCGATGCGCGCCGGTTTTGACCGGGTGGTCTTCGTCATCCGCAAGGATATCGAAGAGGCGTTCCGCGCCGCGATCGGCAGCCGTTACGCGGACCGGATCGAAGTCGCTTACGCGTTTCAGGACATGAACGACCTGCCGGCCGGTTTCCGGGTCCCGGAGGGACGCACGAAGCCGTGGGGCACCGGCCAGGCGGTCTACGCGGCGCGCAAGCTGCTCGACGGTCCCTTCGCGGTCATCAACGCCGACGATTTCTACGGCGCGGACAGCTACCGCAAGCTGGCCGGCTACCTGAAGTCGGCACCGGAGGACGGCAAAATCCGCGGCTGCATCGCCTCGTTCGTGCTCTCCAACACGCTCAGCGAAAACGGCTCCGTGTCGCGCGGAATCTGCTCGGCGGACGCTGCCGGGAACCTCTCGAAAGTGGTCGAAAACACGAAGATCTTCCGCCGGGACGGCAAAGTCATCAGCGTTCAGGAGGACGGCGCCGAGCTCGAATTCACAGGAGGAGAGCTCGTCTCGATGAACTCCTGGGGATTCATGCCGGAGCTGGTCGGCGAACTCGAACGGCTCTTCACCGGCTTCCTCGAAGAGCACGGCACCGAACTCAAGAGCGAATTCTATCTGCCGTTCGCCGTCGATACGCTGATCCGCGAAGGCAGGGCCGAGATCAAAATGCTCAAGAGCGAGGACAGCTGGTTCGGAATCACCTACCGCGAAGACAAGCCGTTCGTCCAGGCCGCGCTGCGGAAGCTGGTCGCGGAGGGAGCTTATCCGGAGAAGCTGTTCAAATGA
- a CDS encoding TIR domain-containing protein, with protein MIKNTIFISHAVTPADDTFTRWLALRLMAAGYKVWCDLLKLKKGGDFWREIETEIRQNTCKFLLVLSEKSNSAPGVLKEIAVASKAQKVINDDTFICPLKVDPNLSYDDINVDIIRLNAIDFTASWATGLKALLKSLEEQKIPRSPENYSKVAQLIHDLLNIESNVIWKTELYDSNWFPITTLPKELFFFKLKGNFDSSFKKDISIPATTHQGYLVTFECFESLPSDLSEKVDQNPKILLTQEILDQNITVLFIDKKQAKLLLIEILNKAFGYTLKQTAGIRSYLMSGHYAFWLPADVIPKNKIGRIQLVGKQKDKMWHFAISASVKLFPEPLLQIRSHIVFTTDGQTLIREDGIQHSARRTKGKSWWNKDWRNRLFAFVTFLSKDTDCMTFSLGNEKKFLISATSIQFQSPISYKLPKNNNLDDEFIETDIEKQGDSLMNTNTESADA; from the coding sequence GTGATAAAAAATACTATTTTCATAAGCCATGCAGTAACGCCTGCAGATGATACTTTTACTCGTTGGCTTGCATTGAGATTAATGGCAGCGGGATATAAAGTTTGGTGCGATCTTTTGAAATTGAAAAAAGGCGGAGATTTTTGGCGTGAGATTGAAACTGAGATAAGACAAAATACCTGTAAGTTCCTGTTGGTCTTATCTGAAAAATCAAATTCTGCACCTGGGGTGTTGAAGGAAATTGCAGTAGCCTCAAAAGCACAAAAAGTGATAAATGATGATACTTTTATTTGCCCATTAAAAGTGGACCCGAATCTCTCTTATGATGACATTAATGTTGATATTATTCGACTAAATGCCATCGACTTCACTGCATCTTGGGCGACTGGCTTAAAAGCTCTGTTAAAATCACTCGAAGAACAAAAAATTCCTCGTTCTCCAGAAAATTACTCTAAAGTTGCGCAACTTATTCATGATTTATTGAATATAGAAAGTAACGTGATTTGGAAAACAGAACTTTATGATTCAAATTGGTTTCCGATCACAACGCTTCCCAAAGAATTGTTTTTTTTCAAGCTTAAAGGTAATTTTGATTCGTCTTTCAAAAAGGATATCAGTATTCCGGCAACAACACATCAGGGGTATTTGGTCACTTTTGAATGCTTCGAATCTCTACCAAGTGATTTATCTGAAAAAGTAGATCAAAATCCTAAAATTTTGTTAACTCAAGAAATTTTAGATCAAAATATAACCGTACTTTTCATAGATAAAAAACAGGCAAAATTACTACTCATTGAAATTCTAAATAAAGCTTTTGGCTATACATTGAAACAAACTGCTGGAATAAGATCGTACCTAATGTCGGGACATTATGCTTTTTGGCTACCTGCGGATGTAATTCCTAAAAATAAAATTGGCAGAATTCAGCTTGTAGGCAAACAAAAAGATAAGATGTGGCACTTTGCTATTTCAGCATCTGTAAAATTATTTCCAGAACCATTATTACAAATTCGTTCTCATATAGTATTTACAACAGATGGTCAGACCTTGATTAGAGAAGATGGTATTCAACATTCTGCACGACGAACAAAAGGAAAAAGCTGGTGGAATAAAGACTGGAGAAATCGATTATTTGCTTTTGTCACGTTTTTATCTAAAGACACTGACTGCATGACTTTTTCTTTGGGGAATGAGAAAAAATTTCTAATCTCAGCAACATCAATTCAATTTCAATCTCCAATTAGTTACAAATTGCCTAAAAATAATAATTTGGATGATGAATTCATCGAAACTGATATAGAAAAACAAGGAGACTCTCTAATGAATACTAATACGGAGAGTGCCGATGCGTAA
- a CDS encoding phosphotransferase enzyme family protein, producing the protein MTTAAPSYTQADLREICAGFAIYGDFLVAVPFGTGHINDTFQVTYDQGGVRLHYTLQRINHAVFRKPEQVMENIDRVTGHLLGKIRSRNEETRKRTIRLLRTFSNLPYVRDCRGDYWRAYVFVENARSYDVLETPQQAYRAAQAFGEFQCDLVDLPGARLHETIPDFHNTPKRVEALIEAVDEDRVGRAAGVKREIDFVLERREETELLLKLHAEGAIPERITHNDTKSNNLLIDDLTGEGICVLDLDTVMPGLSLYDFGDMVRGGTSPAEEDEVNLAKVGMRFEMFEALLQGFLSSAGDFLTAAERENLPFSGKLITLETGIRFLTDYINGDLYFKTRRPNHNLERCRNQFRLVESIEHQMNRMLSLL; encoded by the coding sequence ATGACGACTGCCGCGCCGTCCTATACGCAGGCCGATCTCCGGGAGATCTGCGCCGGGTTCGCAATCTACGGGGATTTCCTCGTCGCGGTTCCGTTCGGGACCGGTCACATCAACGACACGTTCCAGGTGACCTACGATCAGGGCGGCGTGCGGCTGCACTACACGCTCCAGCGCATCAACCACGCCGTGTTCCGCAAGCCGGAGCAGGTCATGGAGAACATCGACCGGGTCACCGGCCACCTGCTCGGCAAAATCAGGAGCCGCAACGAGGAGACCCGCAAGCGGACGATCCGGCTGCTGCGGACCTTCTCGAATCTCCCGTACGTCCGGGACTGCCGCGGCGACTACTGGCGGGCTTACGTGTTCGTCGAAAACGCGCGCTCGTACGACGTCCTTGAAACTCCGCAGCAGGCTTACCGCGCCGCGCAGGCGTTCGGCGAATTCCAGTGCGACCTCGTCGACCTGCCGGGGGCGCGGCTGCATGAGACGATCCCCGATTTTCACAACACGCCGAAACGGGTCGAGGCGCTGATCGAGGCCGTCGACGAGGACCGGGTCGGCCGGGCCGCCGGCGTCAAGCGGGAAATCGACTTCGTCCTGGAGCGGCGCGAGGAAACCGAGCTGCTCCTGAAGCTGCATGCGGAAGGGGCTATTCCGGAGCGGATCACCCACAACGACACGAAATCCAACAACCTGCTGATCGACGACCTGACCGGCGAAGGCATCTGCGTGCTCGATCTCGACACCGTGATGCCGGGGCTGTCGCTGTATGATTTCGGCGACATGGTGCGCGGCGGAACGAGTCCGGCCGAGGAGGATGAAGTCAATCTCGCGAAGGTCGGCATGCGTTTCGAGATGTTCGAGGCGCTGCTGCAGGGATTCCTGTCGAGCGCCGGCGATTTCCTGACCGCCGCAGAACGGGAGAATCTGCCCTTCTCGGGCAAACTCATCACGCTTGAAACCGGAATCCGTTTCCTGACCGACTATATCAACGGCGACCTTTACTTCAAGACGCGCCGCCCGAACCACAACCTCGAACGCTGTCGGAACCAGTTCAGGCTGGTCGAGTCGATCGAGCACCAGATGAACCGCATGCTTTCGCTGCTCTGA
- a CDS encoding helix-turn-helix domain-containing protein, with protein sequence MRTDYRKLWKLLIDHNMSKGELRIKSGISSVTLAKLGKNENVTTDILLRICRVLNCNIGDIVDSVPEEIISEIDINAKE encoded by the coding sequence ATGAGAACGGATTATAGAAAATTGTGGAAGCTGTTGATAGACCACAATATGTCAAAAGGCGAGTTACGGATAAAATCCGGAATCAGTTCCGTCACGCTGGCTAAACTTGGAAAAAATGAAAACGTTACGACCGATATTCTACTTCGAATATGTCGTGTGCTCAATTGCAACATTGGCGACATTGTTGACTCAGTTCCAGAAGAAATTATTTCTGAGATAGATATTAATGCAAAAGAGTAA